A genomic stretch from Candidatus Hydrogenisulfobacillus filiaventi includes:
- the rsgA gene encoding Small ribosomal subunit biogenesis GTPase RsgA: MQGRVETVEANRPTVWVPADGRRYLCHLRGRLKLEAGRILAGDEVEIEVTDPEAGEARILQVLPRRRVLGRPPVANPDGVLACFSLRHPEGSRWLLDRRLVAAELLGLAAEVVVTKVDLVEDPGPVETLAAVYRAAGYPVWAVSSRTGTGLDAFRRHPRSGIWVLSGESGAGKSSLLNRLVPAAGEVVQELSRIGRGRQTTRRVRIVEAGPGWWLADTPGFTHLDLHWEDPLAVRAAFREWEGIRCRFPDCLHGEEPGCGVRAAVEAGTVDALRYHHYRRILAEGPGHPPRVPAAAP, translated from the coding sequence ATGCAGGGGCGGGTCGAGACGGTGGAAGCCAACCGGCCGACCGTGTGGGTGCCGGCGGACGGCCGCCGCTATCTCTGCCACCTGCGGGGACGGCTCAAGCTGGAGGCGGGCCGCATCCTGGCCGGTGATGAGGTCGAAATCGAGGTCACCGACCCCGAGGCCGGCGAAGCCCGGATCCTACAGGTGCTGCCGCGGCGGCGGGTCCTGGGCCGGCCGCCGGTGGCCAACCCGGATGGGGTGCTGGCGTGCTTCTCCCTCCGGCATCCGGAAGGGTCGCGCTGGCTGCTGGATCGGCGCCTGGTGGCGGCGGAGCTGCTGGGACTGGCGGCCGAGGTGGTGGTGACCAAGGTCGACCTGGTGGAGGACCCGGGGCCGGTGGAGACCCTGGCCGCGGTCTACCGGGCCGCCGGCTATCCCGTCTGGGCGGTCAGCAGCCGCACCGGGACCGGCCTGGATGCCTTCCGGCGCCACCCCCGCTCCGGCATCTGGGTTCTGAGCGGGGAGAGCGGGGCCGGCAAGTCCTCCCTGCTCAACCGGCTGGTGCCGGCGGCGGGGGAGGTGGTGCAGGAACTGAGCCGGATCGGGCGCGGGCGGCAGACCACGCGCCGGGTGCGCATCGTGGAGGCCGGACCGGGCTGGTGGCTGGCCGACACCCCCGGCTTCACCCACCTCGACCTCCACTGGGAGGACCCGTTGGCGGTGCGGGCCGCTTTCCGGGAGTGGGAAGGGATCCGCTGCCGTTTTCCGGATTGCCTGCACGGGGAGGAACCGGGCTGCGGGGTGCGGGCGGCGGTGGAGGCCGGGACGGTGGACGCCCTGCGGTACCATCATTACCGCCGCATCCTGGCAGAGGGGCCCGGGCACCCGCCGCGGGTGCCCGCGGCCGCGCCGTAG